A single Alosa sapidissima isolate fAloSap1 chromosome 17, fAloSap1.pri, whole genome shotgun sequence DNA region contains:
- the LOC121688668 gene encoding uncharacterized protein LOC121688668, with translation MADISKPSKWLLILLVEFAIQACVSCDLGGMRQTVPATLGEPLILSCTFNCSAGFVRGKWSQEGEDLGCAGCHWTEGLFSKSGDFCTLQLSTQEVTRNDSHHTYTCESCQTDLPGLPCRTEQQVSLKISTSPKATSSSIFSSTALTSSDGAGGDVDDTPSDEFQLVKVLAVVVAFVIMVLLISYLCILRRKRGCAAGSEKIPPGRHDRPGSDKEYASVTFTHTDCQSDHEVPYADIMISVRGVSTPELRGPPGGVGPPGGAQGNLRAKWREDSGPGALQHAFRSADRLHVQPRDVSRKLSSTSEYAVITYSSDVLH, from the exons ATGGCAGATATATCAAAGCCCTCCAAATGGCTTCTGATATTGCTGGTTGAGTTTGCAATACAAG CCTGTGTGAGCTGTGACCTGGGTGGCATGAGGCAGACGGTCCCTGCAACCCTGGGCGAGCCTCTGATTCTCAGCTGCACCTTTAACTGCTCAGCGGGGTTCGTACGAGGCAAGTGGAGCCAGGAGGGTGAGGACCTGGGGTGTGCAGGCTGCCACTGGACAGAAGGGCTGTTCAGTAAGTCCGGTGACTTTTGCACACTCCAACTGTCTACGCAGGAGGTGACTCGGAATGATTCCCATCACACCTACACCTGTGAAAGCTGCCAAACCGACCTGCCGGGACTCCCCTGCCGGACCGAACAGCAGGTTTCACTCAAGATCAGCACATCGCCGAAAG CTACCTCCTCCTCTATATTCTCGTCCACTGCGCTAACTTCCAGTGATGGTGCAGGTGGTGATGTGGATGACACTCCATCAG ATGAGTTTCAACTGGTCAAGGTGCTGGCAGTTGTAGTTGCCTTCGTCATCATGGTTCTACTGATTTCATATCTGTGTATCCTGAGACGCAAAAGAGGATGTGCTG CTGGTTCAGAGAAGATTCCTCCTGGTAGGCATGACAG ACCAGGCTCTGATAAGGAGTACGCATCTGTGACATTCACCCACACTG ACTGCCAGAGCGACCATGAGGTACCGTACGCTGACATCATGATTTCCGTGCGGGGTGTGAGCACCCCAGAGCTGAGGGGCCCGCCAGGAGGGGTGGGGCCACCAGGGGGCGCCCAAGGGAACCTGAGAGCG AAGTGGAGGGAGGACTCAGGGCCCGGGGCCTTACAGCATGCCTTCCGTTCGGCTGACCGTCTGCACGTTCAACCCAGAGACGTGTCCAGGAAGTTGAGCAGCACCTCTGAGTATGCCGTCATCACCTACTCTTCCGACGTTCTGCACTGA
- the LOC121688932 gene encoding multiple epidermal growth factor-like domains protein 6: MRLGPEREFLSISPLLLLAYVVAFGLLAHSEQLSSVSCPGGSYFSTGVCVECPAGYFCLGNVSAPRKCPPGTFNLQPGKASIEDCQPCGPGLISSEDGVDCRLCPQGCACDHASSILSLCPSGTFSPEGHLSCLPCPAGSVCQAGHQRRCGPGEEPNVEQSECVSCPQGSYAPALSSQCMPCPTGSFCPQEGLSQPLPCPPDEHTTQPGQSSCQRCNGTSGCQASRPAAWSRAEVQRSRPQQPCPAGMQLSEKEGVGCVKCQVGYYCIGGVAIRCPAGRYGAKEGLQRERDCSPCPAGFYCLEGSYRRPDSQFLCPAGFYCEEGTAVPHGSPCPAGTAGAQLGQTSRAACKRCVEGRFCPAGSVGPGLPCARGRYCPAGTLTEILCPRGTFTPHQGALRMKDCLRCPAGFYCPEGTSDPVPCQPGSFNPLDGQDSADDCRPCYPGKACTRVALKAPDVDCMPGFVCPPGSARPNLPANACPPGTLGNRTDLTDRTQCQLCPARFACLRGTGGIQRPPLACFPGHYCPIGSMFPTQHKCPPGTWSEHSGLESLRECQPCPRGWYCLSGTGAPSGRCSSGHYCPEGTMYGTQFPCPAGTFSTTIGNGQRADCLICPAGHYCKEGTSKPTACPLTTYRQLRGGQRPQDCPPCPAGYFCPLPATVQPRVCGVGSYSDEGSVECLPCRRGHYCSNETTSAEVMLSVMVCPPGFVCSQGLDREPQRSTVFCPIGFYCPGGGVNPNPIPCPNGTYSGQPGLRDEADCVSCPAGMYCFSQNQDQPVTEPTGSCPNGHFCPAGTGHPLSFPCPVGSFRNDSLG; this comes from the exons ATGCGACTGGGGCCTGAGCGAGAGTTCCTCTCCATCTCACCTCTACTGCTCCTGGCTTACGTGGTTGCTTTTG GACTGTTGGCCCACAGCGAGCAGCTCAGTTCTGTGTCCTGTCCAGGAGGATCGTATTTCtccactggagtgtgtgtggagtgcccGGCAGGATATTT cTGTCTTGGCAATGTAAGCGCACCCAGAAAATGCCCCCCTGGAACGTTTAACCTGCAGCCAGGCAAGGCCAGCATCGAGGACTGCCAG ccCTGTGGGCCTGGCCTGATCAGCTCTGAAGACGGGGTGGACTGCAGACTGTGTCCTCAGGGCTGTGCCTGTGACCATGCCAGCAGCATTCTGTCTCTGTGCCCCTCCGGAACCTTCTCACCCGAGGGCCACTTGTCCTGCCTGCCCTGCCCCGCCGGCTCCGTGTGCCAGGCCGGCCATCAAAGAAGG tgTGGGCCTGGCGAGGAGCCGAacgtggagcagagcgagtgtGTTTCCTGCCCACAAGGTTCCTACGCCCCAGCGCTCTCCTCGCAGTGCATGCCCTGTCCTACAG GTAGTTTCTGCCCCCAGGAGGGCCTGTCACAGCCTCTGCCCTGCCCGCCAGACGAGCACACCACCCAGCCTGGCCAGTCGTCATGCCAACGCTGCAATGGCACGTCCGGATGCCAGGCCTCGAGGCCCGCGGCCTGGAGCAGGGCCGAGGTTCAGAGGTCACGACCCCAGCAGCCCTGCCCAGCAGGGATGCAGCTCTCGGAGAAGGAGGGGGTGGGCTGTGTGAAGTGTCAagtgg GGTATTACTGCATTGGAGGCGTGGCCATCCGGTGTCCAGCCGGACGCTATGGAGCCAAGGAgggactgcagagagagagagactgctcaCCCTGTCCCGCAG GGTTCTACTGTTTGGAGGGCAGCTATCGCAGGCCCGACTCCCAGTTCCTGTGCCCGGCGGGGTTCTACTGCGAGGAGGGAACAGCAGTACCACACGGGTCACCTTGCCCTGCCGGAACTGCTGGAGCACAACTCGGCCAGACAAGTAGAGCAGCTTGCAAGCGATGTGTGGAGGGACGTTTCTGTCCTGCAG GTTCTGTTGGGCCAGGCCTGCCCTGTGCCAGGGGACGGTACTGCCCAGCTGGCACCCTGACAGAGATCTTATGCCCCCGTGGTACCTTCACTCCCCACCAGGGGGCGCTAA GAATGAAAGACTGCTTGCGGTGTCCAGCAGGGTTCTATTGCCCCGAGGGCACCAGTGACCCCGTGCCCTGCCAGCCGGGCTCCTTCAACCCCCTGGATGGGCAGGACTCCGCTGACGACTGCCGGCCCTGCTACCCCGGCAAGGCCTGCACCAGAGTGGCACTGAAGGCTCCAGACGTCGACTGCATGCCAGG CTTTGTTTGCCCTCCAGGTTCGGCGCGCCCAAACCTACCTGCCAACGCCTGCCCCCCTGGCACCCTTGGCAACCGCACCGACCTAACAGACCGCACGCAATGTCAGCTGTGCCCCGCACGCTTCGCCTGCCTCAGAG GTACGGGTGGCATCCAGAGGCCACCTCTCGCCTGCTTTCCCGGGCACTACTGCCCCATTGGCAGCATGTTCCCCACGCAGCACAAATGCCCGCCGGGCACCTGGAGTGAGCACAGTGGGCTGGAGTCGCTGCGGGAGTGCCAGCCATGCCCCCGGGGATGGTACTGCCTCTCGGGCACAGGGGCACCGTCAGGGAGGTGCAGCTCTGGACACTACTGCCCTGAAG GAACCATGTACGGCACCCAGTTCCCGTGCCCAGCGGGGACCTTCAGCACCACCATTGGCAACGGGCAGAGAGCTGACTGCCTCATCTGCCCCGCGGGGCATTACTGCAAGGAGGGCACCTCCAAACCCACAGCCTGCCCCCT GACGACGTACCGGCAGCTGAGAGGGGGCCAGCGGCCCCAGGACTGCCCCCCGTGCCCCGCGGGATACTTCTGCCCCCTGCCCGCCACCGTCCAGCCcagagtgtgtggagtgggcAGCTACTCG GATGAGGGCTCAGTGGAGTGCCTGCCGTGTCGGCGCGGTCACTACTGCAGCAACGAGACAACCAGCGCAGAGGTCATGCTGAGCGTCATGGTGTGTCCCCCCGGCTTCGTTTGCTCCCAGGGGCTCGACCGGGAGCCCCAGCGCTCCACCGTCTTCTGCCCCATCGGATTCTACTGTCCCGGAGGGGGCGTT AACCCTAACCCGATTCCCTGCCCTAATGGAACCTACAGTGGACAGCCGGGTCTGAGGGATGAGGCCGACTGTGTCTCGTGTCCCGCTGGGATGTACTGCTTCTCTCAGAACCAGGACCAGCCCGTCACAGAGCCA ACGGGTTCCTGCCCAAACGGGCACTTCTGCCCTGCTGGCACAGGGCATCCACTCTCATTCCCCTGCCCGGTGGGCTCTTTCAGGAACGACTCCCTCGG CTAG
- the spa17 gene encoding sperm surface protein Sp17, whose amino-acid sequence MSVPFSYTHLRVPQGFGALLEGLAREVLRDQPEDIPAYAANYFRSLLKARDETGEDPISWAARMEDRFNNRYSLKYADFRDKLKAPDPVETREPRESRVQPAETGSPEIPEPEEEVDQDNTPQGAHVSMPQEPSMEKEGTLDSTPQGAWEEEGAQDSTVQGPVQDNALQGRGQGATEPELLSEGLGGSGGVADVDVSSEELRGGGRGGPAEEAAEGGGSEEEEEVAKDGGVEEEVVDEEASMHTFDVDICRSELEPSSEASIGGIANVDVCAEELGGLQANQDPVSQGSVDKYSSMEASGSQLEEKQLDSSEQSQTLLETHPTGDGDKHGSGITPENHGSEVRPEEETCVESHHEEHQQASDTSEVKPSKQAEAEAADSSEASDRESSREEGDGDRLVPGAGGVGGASDGESSQEGGGGDRLAPGKEGGVGSGHDEPGHVEGNREEGKGSGSEAGSGLDSESDVEETGTEKPDAPQDVDGSTSAEEREGNIMADSHGGELRGDGKVEAEDVSKPEDDDEDDGTETGKDALTSTLQDVSEIESTLPERSDDECDVTPAIDQQGDHAIISDQREESSDTLSRSKVKGHGDPDAVSGVSDEQPLSHRQESPLEKQQRNPEGSDSDSDSSKSEEENPEVLHPNQQDVTHPKQQDVFHPNQQDVFEQAREEECEQEACDKELDGDGDEEEQEPQQEQSVQRGGSEEGVGSGAGSDMDSEDKDPPGAAGEPTLSLSGLSPHQTQSSMDPVSAEERSDQTAEDMKASDAGQDKSPHAQSGDSQGDAQEENKGDPKEECGQPQDEEDILDIPLDDPEANRAAAKIQAGFRGHMTRKKMKDDKDDKPEEVSSSGEALNGNQGNAGASEGADTEDTSVPEQ is encoded by the exons ATGTCTGTGCCTTTCTCATACACTCACCTCCGAGTGCCCCAAGGGTTCGGGGCACTCCTGGAGGGTCTGGCCCGAGAGGTGCTGAGAGATCAGCCCGAAGATATCCCCGCCTACGCGGCCAATTACTTCAGAAGTCTCCTGAAGGCTAGAGATG AGACGGGAGAGGACCCAATATCATGGGCAGCCAGAATGGAGGACAGGTTTAATAATAGGTACTCCCTCAAG TATGCTGACTTTAGGGACAAGCTGAAAGCTCCTGATCCTGTGGAAACCAGAGAGCCTAGAGAGAGCAGAGTCCAGCCAGCAGAGACCGGCTCCCCTGAGATCCCTGAGCCGGAGGAAGAGGTGGACCAGGACAACACGCCTCAGGGGGCCCATGTCAGTATGCCTCAGGAGCCCAGTATGGAGAAGGAAGGGACTCTGGACAGTACTCCTCAGGGAgcctgggaggaggagggggcccagGACAGCACGGTTCAGGGACCGGTTCAGGACAACGCGCTTCAGGGTCGGGGTCAGGGAGCGACTGAGCCGGAGCTGCTGTCAGAGGGCCTGGGTGGGAGTGGGGGGGTCGCTGATGTGGATGTCAGTTCAGAGGAGCTGAGGGGAGGAGGGCGCGGGGGGCCTGCTGAAGAGGCTGCAGAAGGAGGAGgctcagaggaggaggaggaggtggccaAAGATGGAGGTgttgaggaggaggtggtggatgaGGAGGCCAGTATGCACACATTTGATGTTGATATCTGCAGGTCTGAGTTGGAGCCGTCCTCAGAGGCGTCCATCGGCGGAATCGCCAACGTTGATGTGTGCGCAGAGGAGCTGGGAGGCCTGCAAGCTAACCAGGACCCCGTGTCTCAGGGAAGCGTAGACAAATACAGCTCAATGGAAGCTTCTGGAAGCCAGCTGGAGGAGAAGCAGCTCGACTCCTCAGAACAGAGCCAGACTCTGCTGGAGACGCACCCTACAGGAGACGGAGACAAGCATGGGAGTGGGATCACACCAGAGAATCATGGGAGTGAGGTCAGACCTGAGGAGGAGACATGTGTGGAAAGTCACCATGAAGAACACCAGCAGGCCTCAGACACCTCAGAGGTCAAACCGTCCAAGCAAGCTGAGGCAGAGGCTGCAGACAGTAGTGAAGCATCTGATAGGGAATCTAGCCGTGAGGAGGGTGATGGGGACAGACTTGTACCGGGAGCAGGGGGGGTTGGCGGGGCATCTGATGGGGAATCTTCCcaagagggtggtggtggggacagACTGGCACCGGGAAAGGAGGGAGGTGTTGGGAGTGGGCATGATGAGCCTGGGCATGTAGAGGGCAACAGAGAGGAGGGCAAGGGGTCAGGATCAGAGGCAGGGTCAGGGTTAGACTCAGAGTCGGATGTGGAGGAGACAGGTACAGAAAAACCTGATGCTCCTCAGGACGTGGATGGAAGCACGTCTGcagaggaaagggaaggaaacaTAATGGCAGACTCACATGGAGGTGAACTCAGAGGAGACGGTAAGGTGGAGGCAGAGGACGTGAGTAAGcctgaggatgatgatgaggatgatgggaCAGAAACAGGTAAAGATGCCCTGACATCCACCCTACAGGATGTGTCTGAGATTGAGTCCACTCTGCCGGAGAGGAGCGATGACGAGTGTGATGTGACACCAGCCATAGATCAGCAGGGTGACCACGCAATAATCTCAGATCAGAGAGAGGAGTCTTCCGACACACTcagcaggtcaaaggtcaaaggtcatggtGACCCTGATGCAGTGTCAGGGGTCAGTGATGAGCAGCCATTGAGCCACAGGCAGGAGTCACCTTTGGAGAAACAGCAGAGGAATCCAGAAGGATCCGATTCTGATTCTGACAGCAGCAAGTCTGAGGAAGAGAATCCAGAGGTTTTGCACCCAAACCAGCAGGACGTCACCCACCCAAAACAGCAGGATGTCTTTCACCCAAACCAGCAGGACGTCTTTGAGCAAgccagagaggaggagtgtgagCAGGAGGCCTGTGATAAGGAGCTGGATGGAGATGGcgatgaggaggagcaggaacCTCAGCAGGAGCAGAGCGTCCAGAGAGGGGGCAGTGAGGAGGGCGTCGGGTCAGGCGCAGGGTCAGACATGGACAGTGAGGACAAAGATCCTCCCGGAGCTGCTGGGGAACCCACGCTGTCCCTCTCTGGCCTTTCACCACATCAAACCCAATCCAGCATGGATCCCGTGTCAGCTGAGGAGCGCTCAGATCAGACAGCTGAGGACATGAAGGCTTCTGATGCAGGACAAGACAAGAGCCCACACGCCCAGTCAGGAGACAGCCAAGGTGACGCACAGGAGGAAAACAAAGGTGACCCCAAG GAGGAGTGCGGCCAGCCTCAGGATGAGGAGGACATCCTGGACATTCCACTGGACGACCCTGAGGCCAACCGCGCTGCCGCCAAGATACAGGCCGGCTTCCGAGGTCACATGACTAGGAAGAAGATGAAGGATGATAAGGATGACAAGCCAGAGGAAGTGAGCAGCAGCGGAGAGGCTCTCAATGGTAACCAGGGCAACGCAG GGGCGTCGGAAGGGGCAGATACAGAAGACACATCGGTACCTGAGCAGTGA